In one Streptosporangiales bacterium genomic region, the following are encoded:
- a CDS encoding metalloregulator ArsR/SmtB family transcription factor, whose protein sequence is MARAATTADAFNAVAEPRRRRILDLLAGGERPVNDLVAELGLAQPLVSKHLRVLREVGLVDVRDEGRQRMYRLDGRPLEPIYDWVRTYERTWSRRFDRLDDVLEELKETETGDDDDE, encoded by the coding sequence ATGGCACGAGCAGCGACGACCGCGGACGCGTTCAACGCCGTGGCAGAGCCCAGGCGCCGACGGATCCTTGACCTCCTCGCCGGCGGGGAACGGCCGGTGAACGACCTCGTCGCGGAGCTCGGCCTGGCGCAGCCGCTGGTGTCCAAGCACCTCCGGGTCCTGAGGGAGGTGGGCCTGGTGGACGTGCGGGACGAGGGGCGGCAGCGGATGTACCGGCTCGACGGCCGGCCGCTCGAACCCATCTACGACTGGGTGCGGACCTACGAACGGACCTGGTCGCGGCGTTTCGACCGGCTGGACGACGTGCTGGAAGAGCTCAAGGAGACGGAGACCGGAGATGACGATGACGAGTAG